A genomic region of Melanotaenia boesemani isolate fMelBoe1 chromosome 13, fMelBoe1.pri, whole genome shotgun sequence contains the following coding sequences:
- the LOC121652028 gene encoding tumor necrosis factor receptor superfamily member 14-like isoform X2, with amino-acid sequence MILRGKLQAAASVLVIVMRAFSVHTLTCHPSAIKIGNECCPMCPAGSRVEIGCTCLPCTDGSYTDKLNGLKQCSPCRICDSGGGLKVEQPCTAASDTVCEPVEGFFCIHSTKSSCAAAQTHSSCEPGQYISTNGTSSSDTECSDCRDGTFSDGASSSCQPHTQCESKNLQQIKAGTSSSDAECGEKSSSLTPAAVVGIILVVLLLIATVVLLILHRKKKLSLISGKQRNAANHRDDRRPGGTTDQTEMSLSQSREDG; translated from the exons GTGATTGTGATGAGAGCCTTTTCTGTCCATACTCTAACCTGCCATCCATCTGCTATTAAAATAGGGAATGAATGCTGTCCCATGTGTCCCGCTG gaagtcgagTTGAAATTGGCTGCACATGTCTGCCCTGCACAGATGGATCATATACAGACAAACTTAATGGACTTAAACAATGTTCTCCATGTCGTATCTGTGATTCAG GTGGTGGTCTGAAGGTGGAGCAGCCGTGTACAGCAGCATCAGATACTGTGTGTGAACCAGTAGAGGGATTCTTCTGTATCCACTCTACAAAGAGCAGCTGTGCAGCagcacagacacacagcagCTGTGAACCAGGACAGTACATCAGTACAAACG GAACATCCTCCTCAGACACTGAGTGCTCCGACTGCAGAGATGGAACATTTTCAGATGGAGCATCTTCATCTtgtcagccacacacaca ATGTGAATCTAAAAACCTTCAGCAGATAAAAGCAGGAACGTCTTCATCTGATGCTGAATGTGGAGAAAAAAGTTCCAGTTTGACACCAGCAGCAGTTGTTGGGATCATCttggttgttttattattaatagcGACAGTTGTACTTTTAATTCTCCacagaaagaagaaattatCTCTAATAAGTG GTAAACAAAGGAATGCAGCAAATCACAGAGAC GACAGAAGACCTGGAGGGACAACAGACCAAACAGAGATGTCATTATCTCAAAGCAGGGAGGATGGATGA